The nucleotide window GAGGTGCTGGTGAACGCTTACAATAATCCCGCTTCGGCCATGGCCGGCCCGGCAATGGTGTCAATCTGAATCAAGGTTTTCAGGAGTAGTGTTCCATGCAAACGAGAACTGCGGACTATGTCCTTTTCTTTCTCATAACCCTGGCGGTGCTGACCATGCAGAGCAAGGAAGTCCGGGCCGTGCAACTGGCCCCGCATCTTTATAAGACCACCATTGATAACGGCCTGACCGCCCTGGTCAAGGAGACCCCCGGCACCCGGGTGGCCACCGTGCAGATCTGGGTAAGGGCCGGCAGTGTTTACGAGGAGCCGCGCGAGGCCGGGATCACCCACCTTATTGAACATATGATCTTCAAGGGCACCCCCACCCGGGGGCCGGGCAAGCTGGCCGAGGCAGTGGAGAGCGTCGGCGGCCGGATCAATGCCTATACCTCCTATGACTATACGGTCTACCATGCCACCCTGGCGGCTATTCACTGGCAACTGGCCCTGGAGGTGTTGACCGATGCGGTATTCAACTCGGTCTTTGATCCCCAAGAGCTGGAGCGGGAGAAAAAGGTGGTCCTGGAAGAGCTGGGGATGCGCAACGACCGGCCCGAGATCATGCTGTTCCAGGAGTTGATGGCCAAGGCCTACAGCGTCCATCCTTACCGGCGGCCGGTGATCGGCACCGTGCAGTCCATCTCCTCCCTGACCCGGGATGATATCATTGCCTACCTGGGCCGGCATTACCAGCCCGAGGACATCACCGTGGTGGTGGTGGGCGATGTGGAGGCCGGTCCGGTGCTCGCCCGGGTCAAGGAGGAGATGGGCGGGCTGGAGCGGGGCCGGTATCCGTCCCCCCCCCGGGCCCTGGAGCCGCCCCGGCAGCGGCCCTGTTTTTTCACCATCAAGACCGAGGTCAATCAGCCGCAGATGGCCCTGGCCATTCCGATCAGCAGGTTCGACGACCCGGATACCCCGGTGCTGGACGTGCTTGCCCGGATTGTCGGTCAGGGCGAGACCTCGCGGCTGTACCGGGCCCTGCGCGACGAGCAGCAGCTGGTCCTGGCCATCAATGGCTCGGCCTTTACCCCCCGTGATCCGGGGATGCTGGAGGTTACCGCGGTCCTGGACCGCGACAAGCTGCTGCCGGCCCTGGAGTCAACCCTGGTTGAACTGTTCCGGCTCAAGTATTCCCCGGTCAGCGAGGAGGAACTGAAACGGGCCAAACACGGCCTGGAGGGTGATTTTGTTTTCAACCTGGAGCGGGTCGAGGGCCAGGCCAGGGTCCTGGGTTCCTTTGAGTTTCTGTCCGGTGATCCCCGCGAGGACGGGTATCTGGAAAAGGTACGGGGGGTGACCCGGGACGATATCAGCCGGGTGGCGCGGAAATATCTGCGGGGAAGCCGGCTTACCGCCGGGTTCCTGCTGCCCCGGAGCAGCGGGTTCAGCCTTGACGATGAGGGCCTGGCCCTGCTCATTGCCCGGGCCGAGACCAGGGCCAGGCAGGATCCTTCCCTGGTGGCGGGCAGCTATTTGAGCGGGCTGCACCGCTATCATCTGGACAATGGAATCACCCTGCTGGTCCGTGAAGATCCCATTGTGGCCACCATTGCCATCCGGGCGGTGTTCCCCGGCGGCCTGCGGGCCGAGACCCCGGCCAGCAACGGCGCCTTTGCCTTTATCAGCGAACTGCTGCCCAAGGGAACGGCCAGCATGTCGGCCCGGGAGATTGCGGTGGCAGTGGCGGACATGGCCGGTTCCCTGGAAGGGTTCAACGGCAAGAATACCTTTGGGCTCAAGGCGGATTTTCTCGCCCGGTTCGCGGATCCCGGGCTGGCGCTGGTCCGCGACGTGCTCATCTCCCCGGCCTTTGATCAAGGCGAGGCGGCCTTGATCCGGCCGGAGTTGCTGGCCCAGCTTAAACAACAGGAAGATTCCCTCTCCGCCCTGGCCTTTCGCGAGTTCAACCGGCTTCTTTTTGACAGCCACCCCTACGGCCTGAATTCGCTGGGTTCCGAATCCGTGCTGCGGGGCTATACGGTCAGTGCCTTGCAGGAGATATATCAAGAGCATGCCCGGCCGGACAAACTGGTGCTGACCGTTGCCGGCGCGGTAAAGGCGGATGAGGTTTACGACCAGGTGAACCGGCTGTTCGGGGGCTGGAAGGTGGCTGAGGAGCCGGAAGCGGTCTCCGGGGTCAGCGAGGAACTGCTCACCCCGGAGCCGCCGGCCCAACCCAGGACTTTTATTATCGACCGGGACAAGGAGCAGCTCCATCTGATCATCGGTTTTGTCGGCACCACCCTGGCCAGTGCGGACCGTTTCAGCCTTGAGGTGCTGGATACCGTTCTCTCCGGCCAGAGCGGCCGGCTGTTCACCGAGTTACGCGATAAACAGAGCCTGGCCTACAGCCTCTCTTCCTTTTCAATGCTGGGCCTGGATACCGGGGCATTCGGCATCTATCTCGGCACCAGCCCGGAAAAACGGGAACAGGCCCTGGCTGGAATCTGGCAGCAGCTTCGCCGGGTCCGGCAGGAGGAGATCAGCGCGGCGGAACTGGCCCGGGCCAAGAACATTCTCATCAGCCAGTACCAGCTGGGCCTGCAGACCCACGCGGCCCAGGCCCTGGAAATCGCCTTGAACGAGACCTATGGACTGGGACAGGATTTCGGTGACCGCTACATCGCCGGGATCAATGCAGTGGATGGGGCCGCGGTCCTGGCCGTGGCGCAACGCTACATCCTGCCCGAACATTATGTGCTGGTGGAAGTGGGGGCCGGCCCGGCCCCGGGAGACCAACCCTGAATCCGACAACCTGTGTAAAGGATACGGAAATGAACCTCAGCCAAGAAAACATGATTGCCCCGTCGATTCTCTCTGCCGACTTTGCCCGGTTGGGCGAGGAGATTCGGGCCGTGGCCGCGGCCGGCGCCGATGTGATCCATGTGGATGTGATGGATGGCCATTTTGTCCCCAAT belongs to Desulfobacterales bacterium and includes:
- a CDS encoding insulinase family protein, producing MQTRTADYVLFFLITLAVLTMQSKEVRAVQLAPHLYKTTIDNGLTALVKETPGTRVATVQIWVRAGSVYEEPREAGITHLIEHMIFKGTPTRGPGKLAEAVESVGGRINAYTSYDYTVYHATLAAIHWQLALEVLTDAVFNSVFDPQELEREKKVVLEELGMRNDRPEIMLFQELMAKAYSVHPYRRPVIGTVQSISSLTRDDIIAYLGRHYQPEDITVVVVGDVEAGPVLARVKEEMGGLERGRYPSPPRALEPPRQRPCFFTIKTEVNQPQMALAIPISRFDDPDTPVLDVLARIVGQGETSRLYRALRDEQQLVLAINGSAFTPRDPGMLEVTAVLDRDKLLPALESTLVELFRLKYSPVSEEELKRAKHGLEGDFVFNLERVEGQARVLGSFEFLSGDPREDGYLEKVRGVTRDDISRVARKYLRGSRLTAGFLLPRSSGFSLDDEGLALLIARAETRARQDPSLVAGSYLSGLHRYHLDNGITLLVREDPIVATIAIRAVFPGGLRAETPASNGAFAFISELLPKGTASMSAREIAVAVADMAGSLEGFNGKNTFGLKADFLARFADPGLALVRDVLISPAFDQGEAALIRPELLAQLKQQEDSLSALAFREFNRLLFDSHPYGLNSLGSESVLRGYTVSALQEIYQEHARPDKLVLTVAGAVKADEVYDQVNRLFGGWKVAEEPEAVSGVSEELLTPEPPAQPRTFIIDRDKEQLHLIIGFVGTTLASADRFSLEVLDTVLSGQSGRLFTELRDKQSLAYSLSSFSMLGLDTGAFGIYLGTSPEKREQALAGIWQQLRRVRQEEISAAELARAKNILISQYQLGLQTHAAQALEIALNETYGLGQDFGDRYIAGINAVDGAAVLAVAQRYILPEHYVLVEVGAGPAPGDQP